The Achromobacter deleyi genome has a window encoding:
- a CDS encoding Bug family tripartite tricarboxylate transporter substrate binding protein: MFRTRLLARVALAACLTPALPAAHAQTFPAKPITLAVPHSAGGTSDILARTVAAEAAKTLGQTIVIDNKGGANGTIAAKQVASSAPDGYTLLLATASTHGINPSLYSRISYDAVKDFAPVTLLATVPNVLVVGPNVKAANVQELIAFIRAQGDKTNMGSAGAGTPGHLAGEMFKSEARLEFTHVPYKGGSPAITDLIGGQIDFMFTTIPGVLPHVKAGTLRALAVTSPQRSSAMPDVPTMAESGLPGFQAVSWHGIVAPAGTPDAVVARLNEALSGALAAPAVKQRLMEEGAQASAVNTAEFGKFIQAEIASWAKAVKDSGATAN, translated from the coding sequence ATGTTCCGTACCCGACTGCTGGCGCGCGTTGCGCTGGCCGCCTGTCTCACGCCGGCGCTGCCGGCGGCGCACGCGCAAACTTTCCCCGCCAAGCCGATCACGCTGGCCGTGCCGCATTCGGCCGGCGGTACGTCCGACATCCTGGCGCGCACGGTCGCCGCCGAAGCGGCCAAGACGCTGGGCCAGACCATCGTGATCGACAACAAGGGCGGCGCCAACGGCACCATCGCGGCCAAGCAGGTGGCGTCTTCCGCGCCGGACGGCTATACGCTGCTGCTGGCCACCGCCAGCACGCATGGCATCAACCCGTCGCTGTATTCGCGGATTTCCTATGACGCCGTGAAGGACTTCGCGCCCGTCACCCTGCTGGCCACTGTGCCCAACGTGCTGGTGGTGGGCCCGAACGTGAAGGCCGCCAACGTGCAGGAGCTGATCGCGTTCATCCGCGCGCAAGGCGACAAGACCAACATGGGATCGGCGGGCGCCGGCACGCCGGGCCACCTGGCTGGCGAGATGTTCAAGAGCGAAGCCAGGCTGGAATTCACGCACGTGCCCTACAAAGGCGGCAGCCCCGCCATTACGGACCTGATCGGCGGCCAGATCGACTTCATGTTCACCACCATTCCCGGCGTGTTGCCGCACGTGAAGGCGGGCACGCTGCGAGCGCTGGCCGTGACTTCGCCGCAGCGTTCGTCGGCCATGCCCGACGTGCCGACGATGGCCGAATCGGGCCTGCCCGGCTTCCAGGCCGTGTCCTGGCATGGCATCGTCGCGCCCGCCGGCACGCCGGACGCGGTGGTCGCCAGGCTGAACGAGGCCCTGAGCGGCGCTCTGGCCGCTCCGGCGGTGAAGCAGCGTCTGATGGAAGAGGGCGCCCAGGCATCGGCGGTGAACACCGCCGAGTTCGGCAAGTTCATCCAGGCGGAAATCGCCAGCTGGGCGAAGGCGGTCAAGGACTCCGGCGCCACCGCCAACTGA
- the tcuB gene encoding tricarballylate utilization 4Fe-4S protein TcuB: MKQLEALAREAQSFSNSLPESGPAMTEQPVHFHGRNAKPLAETLTDDETEVARVMQICNACRYCEGFCAVFPAMTRRLEFGKADLNYLANLCHNCGACLHACQYAPPHEFAVNVSQAMAKVRVQTYTDYAWPAALGTLYKRNGLALSLATAAGLALFLVLAVLMAGGLFHEPMAGNFYAVFPHNTLALMFGVVFGFSMLALGVGVTRFWRNVSPGAASGAAVAEAAHDALRLRYLDGGHGKGCNNADDAFTLWRRRFHHFTFYGFMLCFAATCVATLYHYLLDLQAPYPLLSAPVLLGTAGGIGLLIGPAGLLWLNIKRHPQQGDAAQKPMDRGFIMLLFLTSATGLALLAGRDGSAMALLLAIHLGVVMALFLTLPYGKFAHGIYRSAALLKWSIEKRQPNKLQLGSD, from the coding sequence ATGAAGCAGCTTGAAGCCCTGGCCCGCGAGGCGCAGTCGTTCTCCAACAGCCTCCCGGAATCCGGGCCCGCCATGACCGAGCAGCCCGTGCATTTCCACGGCCGGAACGCCAAGCCGCTGGCCGAAACGCTGACGGACGATGAAACCGAAGTGGCGCGCGTCATGCAGATCTGCAACGCCTGCCGCTACTGCGAAGGGTTCTGCGCGGTGTTTCCCGCCATGACCCGTCGCCTGGAATTCGGCAAGGCCGACCTGAACTACCTGGCCAACCTGTGCCACAACTGCGGCGCCTGTCTGCACGCGTGCCAGTACGCGCCGCCGCACGAGTTCGCCGTGAATGTGTCGCAGGCCATGGCCAAGGTCAGGGTGCAGACCTACACCGACTACGCCTGGCCGGCCGCGCTGGGCACGCTGTACAAGCGCAACGGGCTGGCCCTGTCGCTGGCCACGGCGGCCGGCCTGGCGCTGTTCCTGGTCCTGGCGGTCCTGATGGCCGGCGGCCTGTTCCATGAGCCGATGGCGGGCAATTTCTATGCCGTGTTCCCGCACAACACGCTGGCGCTGATGTTTGGCGTGGTGTTCGGGTTTTCGATGCTGGCGCTGGGTGTGGGCGTCACGCGCTTCTGGCGCAACGTGAGTCCGGGCGCGGCGTCCGGCGCGGCCGTGGCGGAGGCCGCGCACGACGCGCTGCGCCTGCGCTATCTGGACGGCGGCCACGGCAAGGGCTGCAACAACGCGGACGATGCCTTCACGCTGTGGCGCCGGCGCTTCCATCACTTCACGTTCTACGGCTTCATGCTGTGCTTTGCGGCGACCTGCGTGGCCACGCTGTATCACTACTTGCTGGACCTGCAGGCCCCTTATCCGCTCCTGAGCGCTCCGGTGCTGCTGGGCACCGCGGGCGGCATCGGCCTGCTCATCGGGCCGGCCGGATTGCTGTGGCTCAACATCAAGCGCCATCCGCAACAAGGCGACGCGGCGCAAAAGCCGATGGACCGCGGCTTCATCATGCTGCTGTTCCTGACCAGCGCCACGGGCCTGGCCCTGCTGGCGGGCCGCGACGGCAGCGCGATGGCCTTGTTGCTGGCGATCCACCTGGGCGTGGTGATGGCGCTGTTCCTGACCTTGCCCTACGGCAAGTTCGCGCACGGCATCTATCGCTCGGCCGCGCTGCTGAAATGGTCCATCGAAAAACGCCAGCCCAACAAGCTGCAGCTCGGTTCGGACTGA